In the Brassica napus cultivar Da-Ae chromosome A7, Da-Ae, whole genome shotgun sequence genome, one interval contains:
- the LOC106351495 gene encoding UDP-glycosyltransferase 72E3-like, whose translation MQMTKPHAAMFSSPGMGHLIPVIELAKRLSANHGFRVTVFVLETDAASAQSRFLTSSGVDFVNLPSPDISQLVNPADHVVTKIGVIMRETVPALRSKIAEMNQKPTALIIDLFGTDALCLASEFNMLTYVLIASNARYVGVAMYYPTLDKDVKEEHTVQRKPLEIPGCEPVRFEDTMDAYLVPDEPLYRDFIRHCLAYPKADGILVNTWDEMEPRSLKSLQDPKLLGRVARVPVYPVGPLCRPVETSETDHPVLNWLNEQPDESVLYISFGSGGSLTAKQLTELAWGLEQSQQRFVWVVRPPVDGSSCSDYVSANGGGGAKDSTPEYLPEGFVTRTCDRGLVVPSWAPQTEVLAHRAVGGFLTHCGWNSTLEGVVSGVPMIAWPLFAEQNMNAALLSDELGIAVRADDSKEAITRSEIEAVVRKVMAEEEGKEMRRRVKELRDKAEMSLSIDGGGSAHESLCKVTEECTRFLERDRDLARGA comes from the coding sequence atGCAAATGACAAAACCACACGCCGCCATGTTTTCAAGTCCCGGAATGGGCCACCTCATCCCGGTGATCGAGCTCGCTAAACGTCTCTCCGCTAACCACGGCTTCCGCGTCACCGTCTTCGTCCTCGAAACCGACGCAGCCTCCGCTCAGTCCAGGTTCTTAACCTCGAGCGGCGTGGACTTCGTCAACCTTCCATCGCCGGACATTTCTCAACTAGTGAACCCCGCAGATCACGTGGTGACCAAGATAGGAGTCATTATGCGTGAAACCGTTCCAGCCCTCCGTTCCAAGATCGCCGAGATGAATCAAAAGCCAACGGCTCTGATCATCGACTTGTTCGGAACAGATGCTTTATGTCTAGCATCAGAATTCAATATGTTGACGTATGTGTTGATCGCTTCTAACGCACGTTATGTTGGGGTTGCTATGTATTATCCAACTTTGGACAAAGATGTCAAAGAAGAGCACACGGTACAAAGAAAACCGCTTGAAATACCGGGATGTGAACCGGTCCGATTTGAAGATACCATGGACGCATACCTGGTTCCGGACGAACCGCTGTACCGGGATTTTATTCGTCACTGTCTAGCCTACCCAAAAGCTGATGGCATTTTGGTGAATACATGGGATGAAATGGAGCCTAGATCATTAAAATCCCTTCAAGACCCAAAACTTTTGGGTCGGGTCGCTCGTGTACCGGTTTACCCTGTCGGTCCATTATGCAGACCGGTTGAAACATCTGAAACCGATCACCCGGTTTTGAATTGGTTAAATGAACAGCCAGATGAATCGGTTCTATACATTTCCTTCGGGAGTGGCGGTTCTCTAACGGCTAAACAGCTAACCGAACTGGCTTGGGGGCTCGAGCAGAGTCAGCAACGGTTCGTCTGGGTGGTTCGACCCCCGGTGGACGGTTCTTCTTGCAGCGATTATGTCTCGGCTAACGGAGGAGGCGGAGCCAAAGACAGCACGCCCGAATACTTACCGGAAGGGTTCGTGACACGTACTTGCGATAGAGGTCTCGTGGTCCCATCATGGGCCCCACAAACTGAAGTTCTTGCTCATAGGGCCGTTGGTGGGTTTTTGACACATTGCGGTTGGAACTCGACGCTAGAAGGCGTGGTTAGCGGCGTGCCGATGATCGCGTGGCCGCTTTTCGCCGAGCAGAATATGAACGCGGCGTTGCTCAGCGACGAACTTGGAATCGCCGTCAGAGCTGATGATTCGAAGGAGGCAATAACTAGATCGGAGATTGAGGCGGTTGTGAGGAAGGTTATGGCGGAAGAGGAAGGTAAAGAGATGAGAAGGAGAGTTAAGGAGCTGAGAGACAAGGCAGAGATGTCGTTGAGCATCGACGGTGGTGGCTCGGCGCACGAGTCGCTTTGCAAAGTCACGGAGGAGTGTACACGGTTTTTGGAACGTGACAGGGACTTGGCACGTGGTGCTTAG
- the LOC125576540 gene encoding uncharacterized protein LOC125576540 translates to MFPDPEEQYREFPFRYPHEQTVKHKVLMPHFQRMAIEERLLQGNARFQLATEEGPPRKRGRPCKTPSAAGGPSRVFTGKCQCGVLSKNAQEDRSVAGYTEDFINQAKLCKPKNAETWCIWYKNGLRKELQAQLRGVLEPLEFALVRRMAGFAMEAEEKIAADVAALSSMEGGNPGRDVDGHEVPVGAPAKGKRGRPRKLPTVTCDCDVLVQMVQKPRKVRDYLEEFLDTAKMCQPKPAEEWCHLFRAGLRGDIREELVGVLEPLEFALVRRMANQALHAEEWLAEKEAEAEDDRVAEREEDLGSESRCPSPCQCG, encoded by the coding sequence ATGTTTCCGGATCCTGAAGAACAGTACAGGGAGTTTCCATTCAGGTACCCGCACGAGCAGACTGTGAAGCATAAGGTGTTGATGCCACATTTCCAGAGGATGGCTATAGAGGAACGCCTACTGCAGGGCAATGCGAGGTTCCAGCTGGCAACCGAAGAGGGACCCCCGAGGAAGCGTGGCCGTCCATGCAAGACGCCAAGTGCAGCAGGGGGACCCTCAAGGGTGTTCACCGGGAAGTGCCAGTGTGGAGTGCTGAGCAAGAATGCTCAGGAGGACCGATCAGTCGCTGGATACACGGAGGACTTCATCAACCAAGCCAAGCTGTGCAAACCAAAGAATGCAGAGACGTGGTGCATATGGTATAAGAACGGGCTACGCAAGGAACTCCAGGCGCAGTTGAGGGGTGTTTTGGAGCCCTTGGAGTTCGCGCTAGTGAGGCGGATGGCAGGCTTCGCCATGGAGGCAGAAGAGAAGATTGCAGCCGATGTGGCCGCTCTCTCGAGCATGGAAGGAGGAAACCCAGGTAGGGACGTTGATGGCCATGAGGTGCCGGTAGGGGCACCCGCTAAGGGAAAGCGGGGGCGTCCGCGAAAACTACCTACAGTGACATGTGATTGTGACGTACTGGTCCAGATGGTTCAGAAGCCACGCAAGGTGAGAGATTACCTGGAGGAGTTCTTGGATACGGCCAAGATGTGTCAACCGAAGCCAGCTGAGGAGTGGTGTCATCTGTTTAGGGCTGGGCTACGTGGGGATATTCGTGAAGAACTCGTGGGAGTCCTGGAGCCTCTGGAATTTGCACTGGTGAGAAGGATGGCTAACCAAGCACTGCATGCGGAGGAGTGGTTGGCGGAAAAGGAGGCGGAGGCCGAGGATGACCGCGTCGCAGAGCGCGAGGAAGACCTGGGATCCGAGTCCCGCTGCCCCTCGCCATGTCAATGTGGCTAG